In Rhizobium rhododendri, a genomic segment contains:
- a CDS encoding sensor histidine kinase, giving the protein MQDFTMGAISAQDIVDTLRDGLLVLTSDLTVISANRAFYAMFKVSEPDTVGRKLYDLGNGQWNIDALKRLLEDILPTENSVEGFEVDHVFTGLGRKVMLLNARKVVCSGDSSHFLLLAIDDVTEARVSQIEAERNLRIAQNIVDTIRDPLVILESDMSVVTASRSFLALFNATASQVVGRKLEALGQGQWDTFALRKSLERVVPHEEAIDGFLLEDDFPGIGRRIFKVNARKVYRPGNHMTRLLVVFEDATDEVLLDRHRDMLAAELAHRIKNSLQIISAFVAFELKRAGEPCVLGYQAMQARISAVAQLYDVIAQSSSLGPVPMPSYLEGISASVQSSLLGQSSDITVTSAAEPLSILPDHAVAIGLIANELATNAIKHAFPKGKGEINLGFHRRDGEVTLTVSDNGSGLALKVEGSGLGSRFVEAFVKQLGGTLATASSPKGTTFTVRLPTSILAAA; this is encoded by the coding sequence ATGCAGGACTTCACGATGGGCGCTATCTCCGCTCAAGACATTGTCGACACTCTACGAGATGGCCTACTGGTCCTAACCAGCGATCTCACGGTCATTTCAGCCAATCGCGCATTCTATGCGATGTTTAAGGTGAGCGAACCGGACACGGTTGGTCGCAAGCTTTACGATCTGGGAAATGGACAATGGAATATCGATGCATTGAAGCGTTTGCTTGAGGACATTCTCCCCACGGAAAACTCCGTCGAAGGGTTCGAGGTCGATCACGTATTTACCGGCCTCGGACGCAAGGTGATGCTCTTGAATGCTCGAAAGGTGGTTTGTTCGGGAGATAGTTCTCATTTTCTACTGCTGGCAATTGATGACGTGACAGAGGCGCGGGTCAGTCAGATCGAGGCAGAGCGAAATTTGCGCATCGCCCAAAATATCGTTGACACGATCCGGGATCCATTGGTCATCCTCGAGTCCGATATGTCCGTGGTGACAGCAAGCCGCTCTTTCCTCGCTCTCTTCAACGCCACGGCAAGCCAGGTTGTCGGGAGAAAGCTCGAAGCCCTCGGTCAGGGACAGTGGGATACCTTTGCCCTGCGCAAATCATTGGAGCGTGTGGTTCCTCACGAAGAAGCAATAGACGGCTTCCTGCTCGAGGACGATTTTCCCGGAATTGGTCGCCGTATCTTCAAAGTGAACGCCCGCAAGGTATATCGTCCAGGCAATCATATGACACGGTTGCTGGTCGTGTTCGAAGACGCGACGGACGAGGTCCTGCTTGACCGTCACCGCGATATGTTGGCAGCCGAGCTGGCGCACCGGATCAAAAATAGTCTTCAGATCATTTCCGCGTTCGTTGCCTTTGAACTGAAGCGGGCAGGCGAACCCTGTGTTCTAGGTTACCAGGCAATGCAGGCACGAATTTCTGCGGTCGCTCAGCTCTACGATGTAATCGCCCAATCGAGCAGTCTTGGGCCGGTGCCGATGCCTTCCTACCTTGAGGGCATAAGTGCAAGTGTCCAATCCAGCCTGTTGGGACAATCATCCGACATTACCGTAACATCGGCAGCAGAGCCCCTCAGCATTCTACCTGACCACGCTGTCGCCATTGGGTTAATTGCAAATGAACTCGCGACAAATGCGATAAAGCATGCCTTCCCAAAAGGTAAGGGCGAAATTAATCTCGGTTTTCACAGGAGAGATGGTGAAGTCACGCTCACGGTCAGCGATAATGGATCAGGCCTTGCATTGAAGGTTGAAGGTTCCGGTCTCGGCTCCCGGTTCGTTGAAGCCTTTGTAAAACAGCTTGGCGGTACGTTGGCGACCGCCAGTAGCCCGAAAGGGACAACATTCACGGTTCGGTTGCCGACCTCAATATTGGCTGCTGCCTAG
- a CDS encoding cold shock domain-containing protein, protein MPTGKVKWFNVAKGFGFIIPHEGGADVYLPLKSVEAAKLPRLETGVTLNYALAESRGRKFADSLSIVSSVAVETSPGKAKGEDVQKSLDTDDEFERERGLRPV, encoded by the coding sequence TTGCCGACTGGAAAGGTAAAATGGTTCAACGTCGCAAAGGGCTTTGGTTTCATCATTCCCCATGAGGGTGGAGCCGACGTCTATCTTCCTCTTAAGAGCGTCGAGGCAGCAAAATTACCACGGCTCGAAACAGGCGTGACCCTGAACTACGCCTTAGCTGAGAGCAGGGGACGGAAATTTGCCGACAGTCTCAGCATCGTCTCATCGGTCGCTGTTGAAACATCGCCCGGCAAAGCGAAGGGCGAAGATGTACAAAAGTCGCTGGACACTGACGACGAATTTGAGCGCGAACGGGGTCTGCGACCAGTTTGA
- a CDS encoding helix-turn-helix domain-containing protein produces MAPRIINGIEVESSSGNVFANLGLTDAEKLKIKSGLVIEIAKAVRRLDLTQEQAGHRMGLPQPKVSLLLRGDFANLSERKLMECLSRLGYDIEITVKPTADPVGHLTLAVA; encoded by the coding sequence ATGGCACCTCGCATCATTAATGGCATTGAGGTCGAAAGCAGTTCTGGCAATGTATTTGCGAATCTGGGGCTTACCGATGCTGAGAAGCTGAAAATAAAATCCGGTCTTGTCATCGAGATTGCGAAAGCGGTGCGCCGACTTGATTTGACGCAAGAACAGGCGGGCCATCGCATGGGACTTCCGCAACCGAAAGTATCCTTGCTGCTTCGAGGCGATTTCGCAAACCTGTCGGAGCGCAAACTTATGGAATGTTTGAGCCGACTTGGCTATGACATCGAAATTACCGTGAAGCCGACTGCCGATCCAGTCGGCCATCTGACGCTCGCTGTTGCTTGA
- a CDS encoding DMT family transporter yields MNFVVPYVIGDYSVFDFAVFRFVISGAIGFGFLAFKWDLVRLLTMRDWLTAFWLGFIGYVGYFLTVVGAAIFAGPVVAPACLGLVPVVLAIAGNLRQPVVQWRGLVLPLALTAIGLTLVNISVFEPAGLQTSSSLLVGIPLAIAAVILWTWFGLANQTALAERPGMHGAVWTALIMAGGGLEMLAFIPVGQMIGVFEIPRLGLSWNAAAPLYLWGVSLAIFASVGGALAWTLAAKRLPMTLCAQLIVSETVFGTVFGLAAHGRLPTLTEAGGIALLTGGVVAAIGAFNRLRKKALAASLLP; encoded by the coding sequence ATGAATTTCGTCGTCCCCTATGTAATCGGGGACTACTCTGTCTTTGATTTCGCCGTCTTCCGGTTCGTCATCTCAGGTGCCATCGGGTTCGGTTTTCTCGCCTTTAAGTGGGATCTTGTTCGCCTGTTGACAATGCGCGACTGGCTAACTGCTTTCTGGCTCGGATTCATCGGTTATGTCGGCTATTTCCTCACGGTGGTGGGCGCCGCCATCTTTGCTGGTCCCGTCGTGGCGCCGGCATGTCTGGGGCTGGTTCCCGTCGTTTTGGCCATCGCCGGCAATTTGCGTCAGCCGGTTGTGCAATGGCGTGGATTGGTTCTGCCGCTCGCCCTGACTGCAATCGGTCTTACCCTTGTCAATATCAGCGTTTTCGAGCCTGCTGGACTTCAGACCTCGTCGTCACTTCTGGTCGGCATCCCGCTAGCCATTGCCGCCGTCATCCTGTGGACCTGGTTCGGGCTTGCAAACCAGACCGCATTGGCAGAGCGTCCGGGCATGCACGGCGCCGTTTGGACCGCGTTGATCATGGCCGGCGGCGGATTGGAAATGTTGGCGTTCATTCCAGTCGGACAGATGATCGGCGTGTTCGAAATCCCGCGTCTGGGCCTATCTTGGAATGCGGCGGCCCCTTTGTATCTATGGGGTGTGTCGCTGGCTATTTTTGCATCGGTTGGCGGCGCTCTCGCCTGGACGCTTGCAGCGAAACGATTGCCTATGACGCTTTGCGCGCAACTGATCGTTTCAGAAACCGTTTTCGGAACGGTGTTCGGGCTAGCGGCGCATGGACGGCTTCCAACTTTGACGGAAGCTGGGGGCATCGCGCTATTGACGGGAGGGGTGGTTGCCGCGATCGGAGCGTTTAACAGGCTGCGGAAAAAGGCGCTTGCTGCGAGCCTACTGCCGTGA
- a CDS encoding DMT family transporter, translating to MTATVIALALFAAVLHATWNAFLRSGADRLWTVTVMSLSMAAVAVPLAFVFPLPLPAAWPYLVCSSCLQVGYSVFLVSAYRHGELGQVYPVVRGSVPLLVTLGGLAFAGERLSENGTIGVALVAIGIMSLSLGRSRASTASILFALLTGLFIASYATVDAIGVHISGNARSYAIWIFLIYGILMTATFMLMRGRLRVDIRSPETWTAIGGGMVSLVAYGAVIAAFALGPAGPITALRETSVVFAVLIGRVFLGEALTFKRLVACAIVAGGAICLGAS from the coding sequence ATGACAGCGACCGTTATTGCGCTCGCGCTCTTCGCCGCAGTCCTGCACGCGACATGGAACGCTTTCCTGCGCTCGGGTGCCGATCGCCTATGGACCGTGACGGTCATGAGCCTTTCGATGGCCGCAGTCGCTGTGCCCCTTGCCTTCGTGTTTCCCCTTCCGTTACCGGCAGCGTGGCCCTATCTCGTCTGCTCCTCCTGCCTCCAGGTTGGCTACAGCGTCTTCCTCGTTTCGGCCTATCGGCATGGCGAACTTGGCCAGGTCTACCCCGTCGTGCGCGGCAGCGTGCCGCTGCTGGTGACGCTGGGCGGACTGGCCTTTGCCGGCGAACGTCTCAGTGAAAACGGCACGATCGGCGTTGCTCTTGTCGCCATCGGCATCATGAGCCTGTCGCTTGGCCGATCCCGCGCCTCTACCGCCTCGATCCTGTTTGCGCTGCTCACCGGTCTTTTCATCGCCAGCTATGCCACCGTCGATGCGATTGGCGTGCATATCTCCGGCAATGCCCGCAGTTATGCCATCTGGATTTTCCTGATCTACGGCATCCTGATGACTGCAACCTTCATGCTGATGCGCGGGCGGTTGAGGGTGGATATCCGCTCGCCCGAGACCTGGACGGCGATCGGCGGTGGGATGGTCTCGCTTGTCGCCTACGGCGCGGTGATCGCCGCCTTCGCTCTTGGCCCCGCCGGTCCGATCACGGCGCTCAGGGAAACCAGCGTGGTGTTCGCCGTTCTGATCGGGCGCGTGTTTCTCGGCGAGGCGCTGACGTTCAAACGGTTAGTTGCCTGCGCCATCGTCGCCGGCGGTGCCATCTGCCTCGGCGCCTCATGA
- a CDS encoding TetR/AcrR family transcriptional regulator yields MPSQAATSDKRQRIIETAYALFKSGGFHTTGIDRIIADADVAKMTMYRHFPSKDGLIVEVLRYRTDRFNRQLDDLAEKVVTPCEKIATVFDWYERWFRSPEFHGCLFAHALAEFGNAGHPVFQAVAGHKDGLRQRLQDILEAEMPADRAESAATALFMLLEGATLLAQMGQGDAAMRGVRLAASNILGVPGERR; encoded by the coding sequence ATGCCGTCACAAGCCGCTACCAGTGACAAACGCCAGCGCATCATCGAAACCGCCTATGCCCTGTTCAAAAGCGGGGGGTTTCACACCACGGGAATAGACCGCATCATCGCGGACGCCGACGTGGCCAAGATGACAATGTACCGACATTTTCCAAGCAAGGACGGCCTGATCGTCGAAGTCCTGCGCTACAGGACGGACCGATTCAACAGGCAACTTGACGATCTCGCCGAGAAGGTCGTTACTCCGTGCGAAAAGATCGCCACTGTCTTCGACTGGTATGAGCGCTGGTTTCGCAGCCCGGAATTTCACGGTTGCCTGTTTGCCCATGCGCTGGCGGAATTCGGCAATGCCGGCCATCCCGTGTTTCAGGCGGTGGCGGGGCACAAGGACGGACTGAGGCAGCGTCTGCAGGATATTCTCGAAGCGGAGATGCCGGCGGACCGGGCGGAGAGTGCAGCGACTGCACTGTTCATGCTGCTGGAGGGTGCCACGCTGCTTGCGCAGATGGGGCAGGGCGACGCCGCTATGCGCGGCGTCCGTCTCGCTGCATCAAACATCCTCGGCGTGCCTGGCGAACGGCGATGA
- a CDS encoding sugar phosphate isomerase/epimerase family protein has protein sequence MTISRRSMPAAVALLALSFAGMQTASAQDAAKPLPVAAQMYTLRDAGSVDEQFAILNRAGVSNVETVDMQKLSSDELKALLDKHKIKVISSHVPIVRMRSELDKVIAEQMAVGNTVITMPYLMPDQRPTDAKGWQALGKELGGYADKIAAQGMSMAYHNHDFELAEFA, from the coding sequence ATGACGATTTCAAGAAGGTCGATGCCTGCGGCGGTGGCACTTCTGGCCCTGTCATTTGCCGGAATGCAGACGGCGTCCGCACAGGACGCGGCGAAACCTCTGCCAGTCGCGGCGCAGATGTATACGTTGCGCGACGCCGGAAGCGTCGACGAGCAGTTCGCAATCTTGAACCGCGCGGGCGTGTCGAATGTTGAAACGGTCGACATGCAGAAGCTGAGCAGTGATGAACTCAAGGCCCTCCTTGACAAGCACAAGATCAAGGTCATCTCCTCGCACGTTCCGATCGTGCGGATGAGAAGCGAGCTCGACAAGGTGATTGCCGAGCAGATGGCTGTTGGCAACACGGTTATCACCATGCCGTATCTGATGCCGGACCAGCGACCAACCGATGCCAAGGGTTGGCAAGCTCTCGGCAAGGAGCTCGGCGGATACGCTGACAAGATCGCGGCCCAAGGCATGAGCATGGCTTATCATAACCATGATTTCGAGCTCGCCGAATTCGCCTAG
- a CDS encoding Gfo/Idh/MocA family protein, whose product MIGGGQGAFIGGVHRIAARLDNRYELVAGALSSNAEKALASGRELGLADDRCYASFEEMAERERARDDGIEVVAIVTPNHMHFGPARTFLNAGFHVICDKPVTTTLDEARELSGIIEKSGQVFVLTHNYTGYPMIRQMREMVATGAIGKLRHVQVEYVQDWLTEAAESTGAKGSEWRTDPLRSGAGGSIGDIGTHAFNLAAFVTGETPDRLLADLTSFVPGRKLDDSANILMRYASGAKGILWASQVAVGNENTVTLRVYGDEAGLEWSHATLNQMSYTPYGKATRTITRNGAGGGAAAARVSRVPAGHPEGYLEGFATIYREAADAIIAARTGEKPASDVIYPGIREGIAGLAFIDAAVKSNAASSWENLKL is encoded by the coding sequence ATGATCGGCGGCGGCCAGGGGGCATTCATCGGTGGCGTCCACCGGATTGCCGCCCGGCTGGACAATCGTTATGAGCTGGTGGCCGGGGCCCTGTCCTCGAATGCCGAAAAGGCCCTAGCCTCGGGCCGCGAACTCGGGCTGGCGGACGATCGATGCTACGCCTCTTTCGAAGAGATGGCCGAGCGCGAACGCGCCCGTGACGACGGCATAGAGGTCGTGGCGATCGTCACGCCCAACCATATGCATTTCGGTCCTGCCCGCACCTTCCTCAATGCCGGTTTCCATGTGATATGCGACAAGCCGGTGACGACCACGCTGGACGAGGCCCGTGAGTTATCCGGGATCATCGAAAAGAGCGGCCAGGTTTTCGTGCTGACGCACAACTACACGGGCTACCCGATGATCCGACAGATGCGCGAGATGGTCGCCACCGGCGCGATCGGCAAACTGCGACACGTGCAGGTCGAGTATGTCCAGGACTGGTTGACCGAAGCAGCCGAAAGCACGGGAGCTAAAGGTTCCGAATGGCGGACTGACCCGCTGCGTTCCGGTGCTGGCGGATCGATCGGCGATATCGGCACGCATGCCTTCAATCTGGCCGCCTTCGTCACTGGCGAAACGCCCGACCGTTTGCTTGCGGACCTAACGTCCTTCGTTCCCGGTCGAAAGCTCGACGACAGCGCCAACATTTTGATGCGATATGCCAGCGGTGCCAAAGGCATTCTGTGGGCGAGCCAGGTTGCGGTCGGCAATGAGAATACCGTGACCTTGCGCGTTTATGGTGACGAGGCGGGACTGGAATGGAGCCACGCGACGCTCAACCAGATGAGCTACACGCCCTATGGCAAAGCCACGCGGACGATCACCCGCAACGGTGCCGGTGGCGGGGCGGCGGCGGCCCGCGTCAGCCGCGTGCCGGCCGGGCACCCGGAAGGATATCTGGAGGGCTTTGCAACAATCTACCGGGAGGCAGCGGACGCGATAATTGCAGCTCGCACCGGTGAAAAGCCAGCTTCGGACGTGATCTACCCGGGCATCCGCGAAGGCATTGCCGGGCTCGCTTTCATCGACGCCGCCGTGAAGTCCAATGCGGCATCATCCTGGGAGAACTTGAAACTGTAA
- a CDS encoding sugar phosphate isomerase/epimerase family protein, with amino-acid sequence MKTIKGPAIFLAQFFGETPPFDTLDNLAAWAASLGYKGIQIPTDPRLFDLDIAGQSRNYCDDVRGRLAEHSIEITELSTHIQGQLVAVHPAYDTLFDGFAPQHLRGKRDERQQWAVGQLKAAAKASEYLGLKSHATFSGALAWPYIYPWPQRPSGLVEEAFAELAKRWTPILDAFGASGVDVCYELHPGEDLHDGITFERFLEATGSHARAAILYDPSHFVLQAMDYLDFIDIYHERIRAFHVKDAEFNPTGRSGVYGGYQGWVERPGRFRSLGDGQVDFRAVFSKLTQYDFDGWAVLEWECALKHPEDGAREGAGFILDHIIRVTEHAFDDFAKTGVDSAANRLVLGL; translated from the coding sequence ATGAAAACGATCAAAGGCCCTGCGATTTTTCTGGCGCAGTTTTTTGGCGAAACACCACCGTTTGACACGCTCGACAACCTCGCCGCATGGGCGGCATCGCTTGGCTATAAGGGCATCCAGATTCCGACCGATCCGCGCCTGTTCGATCTCGACATTGCCGGACAGTCGAGGAATTATTGCGACGATGTCCGCGGACGCCTTGCCGAGCACTCTATCGAGATTACCGAGCTTTCGACACATATCCAGGGCCAGCTTGTAGCCGTGCATCCGGCCTACGACACCCTGTTCGATGGCTTCGCGCCTCAGCATCTGCGTGGCAAGAGGGATGAGCGCCAGCAATGGGCGGTCGGCCAGCTAAAAGCCGCAGCCAAGGCGTCGGAATATCTTGGCTTGAAAAGCCACGCGACATTTTCCGGGGCGCTTGCCTGGCCCTATATCTATCCATGGCCGCAACGTCCGTCAGGGCTAGTGGAAGAGGCCTTTGCGGAGCTTGCAAAGCGCTGGACGCCGATTCTTGACGCTTTCGGCGCCAGCGGTGTCGACGTCTGTTACGAATTGCATCCGGGGGAGGACCTGCATGACGGGATCACCTTCGAGCGGTTTTTGGAGGCAACGGGATCGCATGCCCGTGCGGCCATTCTCTACGATCCGTCGCATTTCGTTTTGCAAGCGATGGACTACCTTGACTTCATTGACATCTACCATGAACGGATCCGCGCCTTTCACGTCAAGGATGCCGAATTCAATCCGACTGGTCGGTCTGGCGTCTATGGCGGGTATCAGGGCTGGGTCGAGCGACCGGGGCGGTTCCGCTCGCTCGGTGACGGCCAGGTGGATTTCCGGGCCGTGTTTTCCAAGCTGACCCAATATGATTTCGACGGCTGGGCCGTGCTCGAATGGGAATGCGCGCTCAAGCATCCCGAGGACGGAGCGCGCGAAGGCGCCGGTTTCATCCTCGATCACATCATCCGGGTGACGGAACATGCCTTCGACGACTTTGCTAAAACTGGAGTCGATAGCGCCGCCAACCGCCTTGTCCTCGGCCTTTAG
- a CDS encoding LacI family DNA-binding transcriptional regulator → MSNEQASNIRQVAALAGVSTATVTRSLQYPDRVRPETREKVLAAIKQANFVPNAQARSFRLQSNRTVILLVRDIGNPFYLDIYKGVEEVASEAGYKVLMGDARNDAGRVGAHIDMVRQKHADGLILMTGQFPTEILAQPGLLPPIVIASEAVPGIDLPTVKVDNVAASREAVRHLISSGHREIVHVAGLLPESIASERLEGYRQALTEAGIDLREDLVIPGDYSIDAGRAAVRRLIEAGIRFSAIFASSDEMAIGAISELRIHGRVVPKDVSVIGFDDMIFANAYEPPLTTVRQPRREMGRQAMALMIDRLSGNSTPKIIELETELVIRCSVAPHD, encoded by the coding sequence ATGAGCAACGAACAGGCCAGCAATATCAGGCAGGTGGCGGCATTGGCCGGGGTGTCGACGGCGACCGTGACCCGGAGCCTGCAATATCCTGACCGGGTGCGGCCCGAGACGCGGGAAAAGGTGCTGGCCGCGATCAAGCAGGCGAATTTCGTACCGAATGCGCAGGCACGAAGCTTTCGTCTCCAGTCAAACCGCACCGTGATTCTACTGGTTCGCGATATCGGTAATCCATTTTATTTGGATATCTACAAGGGCGTGGAGGAGGTCGCGAGCGAGGCGGGTTATAAGGTGCTGATGGGTGATGCGCGCAACGACGCTGGCCGCGTTGGTGCGCATATCGACATGGTCCGGCAGAAACACGCCGATGGGCTCATCCTGATGACCGGGCAGTTCCCCACTGAAATTCTTGCCCAACCAGGTCTGCTCCCTCCGATAGTCATTGCGTCCGAAGCGGTTCCCGGGATCGATCTACCTACCGTGAAAGTCGATAACGTTGCAGCTTCGCGCGAGGCTGTCCGACATCTGATCTCCTCAGGCCATCGCGAGATTGTCCATGTCGCTGGGCTGTTGCCTGAATCGATTGCCAGTGAACGCCTCGAAGGCTACCGACAGGCCCTGACAGAAGCGGGAATTGACTTGCGGGAGGATCTGGTAATCCCCGGGGATTACAGTATCGACGCCGGTCGGGCAGCAGTTCGGCGATTGATTGAAGCTGGAATCCGGTTCTCTGCGATTTTTGCATCCAGCGATGAGATGGCGATCGGCGCCATCAGCGAGTTGCGTATCCACGGTCGGGTCGTGCCGAAGGATGTGTCTGTCATCGGCTTCGACGACATGATTTTTGCCAATGCCTACGAGCCCCCTCTGACCACCGTTCGGCAGCCGCGCCGGGAAATGGGGCGTCAGGCGATGGCGTTGATGATCGACCGCCTGTCGGGCAATTCCACGCCCAAAATCATAGAACTGGAAACAGAACTTGTTATCCGCTGCTCGGTTGCGCCGCACGATTGA
- a CDS encoding ABC transporter permease, whose product MTIATSRVYTWLRDPLAIAIAASIALLIIGELLSPGFARGDQIIRLLTVAAILGIVAAGQNIVILGGREGIDLSVGAMISFGAVLAGNMMNGQNSGILLAVVVGAAVPALIGIVNGIGITFVRIPPLVMTLGMTAVIQGGLVVYSQGVPSGAAAPMLAQFINQPLVFGIPGILFVWVLIAALMLFVLRRTAFGFAVYAIGSNERAASLVGLPVPLIRTMLYGLSGLFAGLTGVCVIGYTGTSFISVGDQYVLPSVIAVVIGGTSLAGGAGGYLGTMAGAVALTILQSVLITLNLDVWSRQVIFGATLLALMLLYGRQKQLRI is encoded by the coding sequence ATGACCATTGCTACTTCGCGGGTTTACACCTGGCTGCGTGATCCGCTGGCCATCGCCATTGCCGCCTCGATCGCCTTGCTCATCATCGGCGAACTACTGTCGCCGGGTTTTGCCCGCGGCGACCAGATCATTCGGCTACTGACCGTTGCCGCCATCCTCGGCATAGTCGCGGCCGGGCAGAACATCGTCATCCTCGGCGGTCGCGAGGGCATCGACCTCTCTGTCGGAGCGATGATTTCCTTCGGAGCCGTTTTGGCCGGCAATATGATGAACGGCCAAAATAGCGGCATTCTGCTCGCCGTCGTGGTCGGCGCCGCCGTGCCGGCGCTGATCGGCATCGTCAATGGTATCGGCATCACTTTCGTGCGCATTCCGCCGCTGGTTATGACGCTCGGCATGACGGCGGTGATCCAGGGTGGTCTCGTGGTTTATTCGCAAGGCGTTCCGTCGGGCGCGGCTGCGCCAATGCTGGCGCAGTTCATCAATCAGCCGCTCGTGTTCGGCATCCCCGGAATTCTGTTTGTCTGGGTGCTAATCGCCGCGTTGATGCTTTTCGTCTTGCGTCGGACCGCCTTTGGCTTTGCGGTCTACGCGATCGGCTCCAACGAACGTGCCGCCAGCCTCGTTGGTCTACCGGTGCCGCTGATCCGCACAATGCTTTACGGCCTGTCCGGGCTGTTCGCCGGGCTGACCGGCGTCTGCGTCATCGGTTATACCGGCACATCGTTCATTTCCGTCGGTGACCAGTATGTTCTGCCATCGGTCATCGCAGTGGTGATCGGCGGCACGTCGCTGGCCGGCGGCGCCGGCGGGTATCTCGGCACCATGGCGGGTGCGGTGGCGCTCACCATACTGCAAAGCGTGCTCATCACCCTCAATCTTGATGTCTGGTCAAGGCAGGTGATCTTTGGCGCGACGCTTCTCGCACTCATGCTACTCTACGGTCGACAGAAACAATTGCGGATCTAG